A genomic region of Pseudomonas sp. MPC6 contains the following coding sequences:
- the ligD gene encoding DNA ligase D — translation MNRNLDDYNRMRDFSATSEPAAKRSSKKKAQAHALQFCIQKHDASRLHYDFRLELDGALKSWAVPKGPSLDPKVKRLAVHVEDHPLDYATFEGSIPEGHYGAGDVIVWDRGVWIPQEDPATAYAKGKLKFELQGEKLGGLWNLVRTHMPGKQEQWFLIKHQDGAAKPESEYDVVAAEPDSVLSERTILAKKSKTADKPKPVKKPAAAARKEKATPLTGARKARLPEQLKPELATLVEKVPGGDWSYEIKFDGYRIMARIDHDQVQLFTRNGHDWTHKLPGQAEALAALGLESAWLDGEMVVANDQGVPDFQALQNAFDSGGSGAILYYLFDMPYLNGVDLREVPVEERRAALATVLKANEHPLLRFSDAFGEEPEALLNSACQMRMEGLIGKRLGSPYVSRRSSDWVKLKCKHRQEFVVVGFTDPKGSRNGFGALLLGLHDRDSGELRYAGKVGTGFNETTLKHIHEQLKPLQVKKPSVVNPPTGFDAKGVHWLKPTLLAEVAFAEMTKEGSVRHAVFHGLRDDKPAKDITEERPKAVKTSTSKTAAAKTAAKKTAAADTAATKTAPKKTVADKTAAEKESTAEKPATKKKTAEPAPSQIGLGKGKVRITHPDRVIDASSGTTKVQLAEYYASVAEWILPELKDRPVALVRAPDGIAGELFFQKNAERLAIPGITTLDKALTGQPVMIINNAEALIGAVQMSTVELHTWNATSDNLDKPDRFVLDLDPDPALPWKSMVEATQLTLSVLDELGLKAFLKTSGGKGIHLVVPLTRKLGWDEVKDFSHAIVSHMANLLPERFSAVSGPKNRIGRIFIDYLRNGLGATTICAYAVRTREGLPVSVPIFREEVGELKGGNQWNVHNVHERLAEVGDEPWAGLNKTRQTITADMRRRVGMKK, via the coding sequence ATGAACAGGAATCTGGACGATTACAACCGCATGCGCGACTTTTCGGCGACCTCGGAACCGGCCGCCAAGCGCTCCAGCAAAAAAAAGGCACAGGCGCATGCCCTGCAATTCTGCATCCAGAAGCATGACGCCTCGCGCCTGCATTACGACTTCCGCCTGGAACTCGACGGCGCCCTGAAAAGCTGGGCGGTGCCCAAGGGGCCATCACTGGACCCCAAGGTCAAGCGCCTGGCCGTCCACGTTGAAGACCATCCGCTGGACTACGCCACGTTCGAGGGCAGCATCCCCGAAGGACATTACGGCGCCGGTGACGTGATCGTGTGGGACCGTGGCGTCTGGATCCCCCAGGAGGATCCGGCCACGGCCTACGCCAAGGGCAAGCTCAAGTTCGAGCTGCAGGGCGAGAAGCTCGGCGGCCTGTGGAATCTGGTGCGCACGCACATGCCGGGCAAGCAGGAGCAATGGTTTCTGATCAAGCACCAGGACGGCGCGGCCAAACCCGAAAGCGAGTACGACGTGGTCGCCGCCGAACCCGACAGCGTGCTCAGCGAGCGCACCATCCTCGCCAAAAAGTCGAAGACTGCCGACAAACCCAAGCCCGTGAAGAAACCGGCCGCAGCGGCGCGCAAGGAAAAGGCGACGCCGTTGACCGGCGCCCGCAAAGCCAGACTGCCGGAACAGCTCAAGCCGGAACTGGCCACCCTGGTCGAGAAAGTCCCGGGCGGTGACTGGAGCTACGAGATCAAGTTCGACGGCTATCGGATCATGGCGCGCATCGACCACGACCAGGTCCAACTGTTTACGCGCAATGGTCACGACTGGACCCACAAGCTGCCGGGACAAGCCGAGGCGCTGGCTGCGCTGGGCCTTGAATCAGCCTGGCTCGACGGCGAAATGGTCGTGGCCAACGACCAGGGCGTGCCGGACTTCCAGGCCTTGCAGAATGCGTTCGATTCGGGCGGCAGCGGCGCCATTCTTTACTATCTGTTCGACATGCCTTACCTCAACGGCGTGGACCTGCGGGAAGTGCCTGTCGAGGAGCGCAGGGCCGCGCTGGCGACGGTACTCAAAGCCAATGAACACCCGCTGCTGCGGTTCTCCGACGCGTTCGGCGAAGAGCCGGAAGCCTTGCTCAACAGCGCCTGCCAAATGCGCATGGAAGGGCTGATCGGCAAGCGGCTGGGGTCGCCCTACGTGTCCCGGCGCAGCAGCGACTGGGTCAAGCTCAAGTGCAAGCATCGCCAGGAATTCGTGGTGGTCGGCTTCACCGATCCAAAAGGTTCGCGCAATGGCTTCGGTGCCTTGCTGCTGGGGCTGCATGACCGTGACAGTGGCGAATTGCGCTACGCAGGCAAGGTCGGCACCGGGTTCAACGAGACCACGCTCAAGCATATCCACGAGCAACTCAAACCCTTGCAGGTGAAAAAACCGTCCGTGGTCAATCCACCCACCGGCTTTGACGCCAAGGGTGTGCATTGGCTTAAACCGACGCTGCTGGCAGAGGTGGCCTTTGCCGAAATGACCAAGGAGGGCTCGGTGCGCCATGCGGTGTTCCATGGCCTGCGCGACGACAAACCTGCCAAAGACATTACCGAGGAGCGTCCGAAAGCCGTGAAGACCTCAACCTCGAAAACCGCTGCGGCGAAAACCGCTGCTAAAAAAACTGCTGCTGCAGACACCGCGGCGACGAAAACTGCGCCTAAAAAAACTGTTGCTGACAAAACTGCCGCTGAAAAAGAGAGCACTGCTGAAAAGCCCGCCACCAAAAAGAAAACCGCAGAACCTGCACCTTCACAAATCGGCCTGGGCAAGGGCAAGGTGCGCATCACCCACCCGGACCGGGTGATCGACGCCAGCAGCGGCACCACCAAAGTGCAACTGGCCGAGTATTACGCCAGCGTCGCCGAATGGATATTGCCCGAGCTCAAGGATCGGCCCGTGGCACTGGTGCGCGCCCCGGACGGCATCGCCGGCGAGCTGTTTTTCCAGAAGAACGCCGAGCGCCTGGCAATTCCGGGGATCACCACCCTGGACAAGGCCCTCACCGGCCAACCGGTGATGATCATCAACAACGCCGAAGCCCTGATCGGCGCGGTGCAGATGAGCACGGTGGAACTGCACACCTGGAACGCCACGTCGGACAACCTCGACAAACCCGACCGCTTCGTCCTCGACCTCGACCCGGACCCGGCGCTGCCCTGGAAAAGCATGGTCGAGGCGACTCAACTGACCCTTTCGGTGCTCGATGAACTGGGGCTCAAGGCATTCCTCAAGACCAGCGGCGGCAAGGGCATTCACCTGGTGGTGCCGCTGACCCGCAAGCTTGGCTGGGATGAGGTCAAGGACTTCAGTCATGCCATCGTCAGCCACATGGCCAACTTGCTGCCGGAGCGCTTCTCCGCGGTCTCCGGCCCGAAAAATCGGATCGGGCGGATCTTCATCGATTACCTGCGCAACGGACTGGGCGCCACCACCATCTGCGCCTACGCCGTGCGGACTCGCGAAGGATTGCCGGTGTCGGTGCCGATCTTTCGCGAGGAGGTGGGTGAACTCAAGGGTGGCAATCAGTGGAATGTGCACAACGTGCATGAGCGGCTGGCAGAGGTGGGCGATGAACCCTGGGCAGGCCTGAACAAAACCCGCCAGACCATCACCGCCGACATGCGGCGGCGGGTGGGAATGAAAAAGTAA